GTTTTATGTAATCTCGGACCTCAATCTGGCACAATTATGTAATGGGCAAGTTTGTTCTCaaagttcattaaaattaggaaTAGATTTCTACTCTACTATTTACAAAGTGTTTTGCTGTCTCATGTTATCACTGAATCTATGTTATCTGATATCCATTAGTAGattgaatcaaaatttgggCAATTGAATTGTGGCGTTATCTTTAGAAAGTACTGACCAACTGGCTATTCTTGGGTAAATATGATCTTACAAGATCTACATATGTTGGTCTTACAGCAtacttataaattttaaatacagttaattttattgtccTAGTAAGATACTAAAtgtgtttttgtatttaagaTTGTTTTGGCCAAATAGTTGTATTTCACATGTTGATGTACAGGATTATATTGTATATACTTATTGACCCATTATAGTGGGAATATGTGGGACTCTTGTACAAGGAAATTctcaatttaaatacaaatttttttaggttcAGCCTTGCTCTGTGCCAgagtaatttttaacataatgcCAGTTATAAAGAATAAGTATATTAAATGATAGGAATTATTGCtcaagaaatttatttgctttaaaaagtCGTGTTTTTAATGCTTGAGGTAAAATTAATCTCTTAGAATAATAACTTGAACATATGGGTATTTGATATCTAATTATGATTTCACCAAAAGTGagattaatttctttatttcaaatagaacacCCTTTATATTTGCTTACTGTCTTAAAGTCCTAAGCGCATGATGTATATCTATTTcttataacttaaaaaaaaaatgggcaTCGGAATTTGTATTTTCAACatgtataaatgaaattttttatttaacaaatgaaCAATCATCCCCAATTTCATATACcagtattttttaagttttatattaacctacattaaaataaaattatttcagtcATTATGGAAGAAgggaaatttgcttttttgaagaattttttattgcaataacTTCCAATGGCATTACTATTTTAATCATAACATTTGGGCTCTTGCAGTTTTCAACATATAAAATAGTAAATGACCATTACCAATTAAACTATCTTCAATATGCAATGCACTCCGTTACCTATGTGGACCCTTCTTTATCCACAACACAGCTCATCCTTTatgcctttttttatttatgggatAAATCCCATTCTTACATCaagtatataaaattaaaaatattaatatttagtaatttataaatacagggttattatttttactccTAAAATGTTATAATCTTTTTTAACCTAGGTAAATTGCTTGCCCAGTAGCTCCAATTGCACTGACTGTATAAAATGACCCTGCATGTATTCTTGGTAATGTTCTCCCCCTATTAACAATTTAGGTCAAAAGTCTCtgttttacaataaatattttgaggtaGGTAGTCCTGATATGTTAATATGAGTTGATATTGAGCTTAAAGTCCTGAATTATCTACATGTCTTTATAGTCCTACATTtggatgtttattttttgtatgaCTGTCTGCCTCAATCAATTAAAACACATTGCTCTGTTTATTTTtggaagcaatttttttcgtgtaaatttccttaaaattgtCCAGAAACTGGAAGAATTGAACAATTTTCCCGACTTCAACAACTACCTAATGTTTGTACTTACCAAATTAACCAGTGAAGATGAGCCTACTAGATCATTAAgtggtttaattttaaaaaataatgtaaaaactCACTACAATTCCCTTCAACCTACTGTGacaaattacataaaaactgAGTGTCTGCAAGCGGTGGGTGATCCCAGTCCTTTGATAAGAGCCACTGTAGGTATTCTAATTACGACAGTAGCCAGCAAAGGCGATTTGGCCTCATGGCCTGAACTCTTACCTGCCTTGTGTAATATGCTGGATTCCACGGATTATAATGTATGTGAGGGTGCATTTGGCGCGCTTCAGAAAATATGCGAAGATTCTGCTGAGGCCCTTGATACAGACACAACAAATCGTCCTTTAGAAATTTTGATCCCCAAATTCCTGCAGTTTTTCAATCACTCAAGTTCAAAAATAAGGTCATATGCCATTGGTTGTGTAAATCAATTTATTGCTCAAAGGTCTCAAGCATTAATGTTTCATATAGATTCATTTTTACAAGTAAGTTGTTCTTACCAAtagtttagaaattttatcaTGTCACTGTGGTTTATCTCTACAGAATTTATTTCATGTTGCCACTGATGATGATTCTGAAGTTAGGAAAAACGTCTGCAGGGCATTGGTCATGCTTTTGGAAGTCCGAATGGACAGACTTATCAATCAAATTGACAATATTATAGAATACATGCTCGTTAGAACCCAAGATCCTGACGAAAGTGTTGCATTAGAAGCATGTGAATTTTGGCTCAGTCTTGCAGAACAGCCCATTTGTAAAAGCGTCCTTGGCAATCACCTAACACGTTTAATCCCAGTTCTCGTTAAGGGAATGAAATATTCAGAGATTGATATTATTTTGCTAAAGGTTGGTAAAATTGATGTAAATTATGATGATGTTTTATAAGTGTTCGAGCCGTTTAGGGAGACGTGGAGGAAGATGACAACGTTCCGGACAAGGAAGAAGATATCAAGCCAAGATTTCACAAGTCTAAGACCCATACCATGAAGGCTACCCAGATTGGCGCGGAGAATGGTATTAGTGATAAAGGTAAATGTCTGAAAGCtgatgaaaatgtttttcaaattaaccatTTTAATCTAGAAGATGatgaagattttgaagatggagATGACGATGGCTCTCTCTCAGATTGGAACTTAAGAAAATGTAGTGCAGCGGCTTTGGACGTTCTTGCTAACGTTTTCAGGGAAGACTTATTGCCCATTTTAATTCCAATTCTCAAAGAGACGCTTTTTCATCGGGAATGGGATGTGAAGGAATCTGGAATTTTGGCTTTAGGTACATATATAGAGTTGTGATTGTTTAGAGAATACATAGAAAATAATTCGGATGAAAGCGATTTTGCTATGTGCAAttctagacattttttaatcgacattatctaaacttaaatagtttttgaaatattgaagtacaaattgatttgtttacgTGGAACACTTCGCCATCTGCATGCAAATTAAAGTAAGTGTGCAGTTTAGATTGCGGAAGACGTCTAGTGACTTTGTCGGCCATGGAATGTTTTACCCGGTATGGTttgaaatagttttaaaatgtgTATAAAACGAGAACAAAATGAATGTATTATATGTTCTGATAACACATCAAAACCAAATACATTTtcactttatattttttgttccttaacttttcttaatttttattatgattttaGGAGCTATCGCCGAGGGCTGCATGTCGGGAATGATAAGTCATTTATCGGAATTGATACCTTATTTGATTGGTTGCTTAAATGACAAAAAGGCGTTAGTGCGAGCTATAACTTGCTGGACTCTAAGTAGATATTCCCATTGGGTAGTAAATCAACCACATGACTCTTATTTGAAACCTTTGATGACTGAGCTTTTAAAGAGGATATTAGATAGCAATAAAAGGGTTCAGGAAGCGGCCTGTTCGGCATTTGCTACTCTGGAAGAGGAAGCTTGCACAGAATTAGTGCCTTATTTGGGATTTATTCTTGAAACTTTAGTTTTCGCGTTTTCCAAGTATCAGcacaaaaatttgttgatCCTTTATGACGCTATCGGTACTTTAGCAGACTCTGTAGGCAGTCATTTGAATAAGCCAGAGTATATTAATCTCTTAATGCCTCCTTTAATACATAAATGGAATGTATTGAAAGATGAGGACAAGgatttatttccattattagAGGTTCGTCTGTGAGTTACCATGAATGAGGGAATtgtcaatatatattttttcctttagtgCCTGTCGAGCGTAGCAACAGCTCTTCAATTAGGATTTCTGCCCTATTGCGAGCCAGTTTATTGTAGATGCGTTTCCTTAGTCCAACATACTCTGTATCTTCATGTGGTAATTAAAAGTTAActctatttccaaaaattgcattaaagaCTTTTAGGCCTATATGCAAACCCCAGATCAATATGAGCCCCCAGACAAGGATTTCATGATTGTAGCGTTAGATTTGCTGTCAGGATTAGCAGAGGGTCTAAATGGTCATATAGAAAAGCTTGTAGAAAACAGCAGCATAATGCATTTGTTGCACATGTCAATGCAAGACACAATGCCAGAAGTGCGACAATCTTCTTTTGCATTATTGGGTGACCTAACGAAGGCGTGCTTCCAACACGTCAGACCAcacatatcaaattttttacccATCTTAGGACAAAACCTTAatcctgaaaatatttctgtgTGTAATAATGCCACATGGGCTATTGGGGAGATCAGCATTAAGTTAGGTAGAAGCTCTTGAATTAATTAATGGACAGTAGACTGAGTTGCTTGCTTTTTAGGGGCTGATACTCGAACGTTTGTACCACTTTTCTTAAATCAATTGATTGATATAATCAATAGACCGGACACTCCAAAAACTCTTTTAGAAAATACTGGTAAGTgctttctatttttaatgaagcatgcaaattcaatatttcttgGCATGGTTGTACCGGCTGGTCTTATATTTATTAAGAGCAATCAAAATAGTATTGAAGCTTCGTCAGAATATTTCACTCAATGATTGCGAACTCATAAATtcgctatttaaaataattacaaagtAGTGATGAATATTCAGCTGATGAATTACAACTATACCCTCGTAGTTTGAGGTGTGCAGGGTGAGCACACGTTCGAGCATAAGCAAAAGGGGCCCGAAGTTATTTCCAGTA
This region of Euwallacea fornicatus isolate EFF26 chromosome 3, ASM4011564v1, whole genome shotgun sequence genomic DNA includes:
- the Tnpo gene encoding transportin-1 isoform X2 — protein: MKMDWTPQEEGLREILALLRESQSPDTATQRAVQLKLEELNNFPDFNNYLMFVLTKLTSEDEPTRSLSGLILKNNVKTHYNSLQPTVTNYIKTECLQAVGDPSPLIRATVGILITTVASKGDLASWPELLPALCNMLDSTDYNVCEGAFGALQKICEDSAEALDTDTTNRPLEILIPKFLQFFNHSSSKIRSYAIGCVNQFIAQRSQALMFHIDSFLQNLFHVATDDDSEVRKNVCRALVMLLEVRMDRLINQIDNIIEYMLVRTQDPDESVALEACEFWLSLAEQPICKSVLGNHLTRLIPVLVKGMKYSEIDIILLKGDVEEDDNVPDKEEDIKPRFHKSKTHTMKATQIGAENGISDKEDDEDFEDGDDDGSLSDWNLRKCSAAALDVLANVFREDLLPILIPILKETLFHREWDVKESGILALGAIAEGCMSGMISHLSELIPYLIGCLNDKKALVRAITCWTLSRYSHWVVNQPHDSYLKPLMTELLKRILDSNKRVQEAACSAFATLEEEACTELVPYLGFILETLVFAFSKYQHKNLLILYDAIGTLADSVGSHLNKPEYINLLMPPLIHKWNVLKDEDKDLFPLLECLSSVATALQLGFLPYCEPVYCRCVSLVQHTLYLHVAYMQTPDQYEPPDKDFMIVALDLLSGLAEGLNGHIEKLVENSSIMHLLHMSMQDTMPEVRQSSFALLGDLTKACFQHVRPHISNFLPILGQNLNPENISVCNNATWAIGEISIKLGADTRTFVPLFLNQLIDIINRPDTPKTLLENTAITIGRLGFVCPHDVAPMLQQFVRQWCISLRNIRDNEEKDSAFRGMCQMIQVNPGGVVTDFIFFCDAVASWMNPQDDLKEVFVKILHTFKSQVGDENWRRFSEQFPPQLKERLSSLYGI
- the Tnpo gene encoding transportin-1 isoform X3, with amino-acid sequence MKMDWTPQEEGLREILALLRESQSPDTATQRAVQLKLEELNNFPDFNNYLMFVLTKLTSEDEPTRSLSGLILKNNVKTHYNSLQPTVTNYIKTECLQAVGDPSPLIRATVGILITTVASKGDLASWPELLPALCNMLDSTDYNVCEGAFGALQKICEDSAEALDTDTTNRPLEILIPKFLQFFNHSSSKIRSYAIGCVNQFIAQRSQALMFHIDSFLQNLFHVATDDDSEVRKNVCRALVMLLEVRMDRLINQIDNIIEYMLVRTQDPDESVALEACEFWLSLAEQPICKSVLGNHLTRLIPVLVKGMKYSEIDIILLKGDVEEDDNVPDKEEDIKPRFHKSKTHTMKATQIGAENGISDKEDDEDFEDGDDDGSLSDWNLRKCSAAALDVLANVFREDLLPILIPILKETLFHREWDVKESGILALGAIAEGCMSGMISHLSELIPYLIGCLNDKKALVRAITCWTLSRYSHWVVNQPHDSYLKPLMTELLKRILDSNKRVQEAACSAFATLEEEACTELVPYLGFILETLVFAFSKYQHKNLLILYDAIGTLADSVGSHLNKPEYINLLMPPLIHKWNVLKDEDKDLFPLLECLSSVATALQLGFLPYCEPVYCRCVSLVQHTLYLHAYMQTPDQYEPPDKDFMIVALDLLSGLAEGLNGHIEKLVENSSIMHLLHMSMQDTMPEVRQSSFALLGDLTKACFQHVRPHISNFLPILGQNLNPENISVCNNATWAIGEISIKLGADTRTFVPLFLNQLIDIINRPDTPKTLLENTAITIGRLGFVCPHDVAPMLQQFVRQWCISLRNIRDNEEKDSAFRGMCQMIQVNPGGVVTDFIFFCDAVASWMNPQDDLKEVFVKILHTFKSQVGDENWRRFSEQFPPQLKERLSSLYGI
- the Tnpo gene encoding transportin-1 isoform X1, producing MKMDWTPQEEGLREILALLRESQSPDTATQRAVQLKLEELNNFPDFNNYLMFVLTKLTSEDEPTRSLSGLILKNNVKTHYNSLQPTVTNYIKTECLQAVGDPSPLIRATVGILITTVASKGDLASWPELLPALCNMLDSTDYNVCEGAFGALQKICEDSAEALDTDTTNRPLEILIPKFLQFFNHSSSKIRSYAIGCVNQFIAQRSQALMFHIDSFLQNLFHVATDDDSEVRKNVCRALVMLLEVRMDRLINQIDNIIEYMLVRTQDPDESVALEACEFWLSLAEQPICKSVLGNHLTRLIPVLVKGMKYSEIDIILLKGDVEEDDNVPDKEEDIKPRFHKSKTHTMKATQIGAENGISDKGKCLKADENVFQINHFNLEDDEDFEDGDDDGSLSDWNLRKCSAAALDVLANVFREDLLPILIPILKETLFHREWDVKESGILALGAIAEGCMSGMISHLSELIPYLIGCLNDKKALVRAITCWTLSRYSHWVVNQPHDSYLKPLMTELLKRILDSNKRVQEAACSAFATLEEEACTELVPYLGFILETLVFAFSKYQHKNLLILYDAIGTLADSVGSHLNKPEYINLLMPPLIHKWNVLKDEDKDLFPLLECLSSVATALQLGFLPYCEPVYCRCVSLVQHTLYLHVAYMQTPDQYEPPDKDFMIVALDLLSGLAEGLNGHIEKLVENSSIMHLLHMSMQDTMPEVRQSSFALLGDLTKACFQHVRPHISNFLPILGQNLNPENISVCNNATWAIGEISIKLGADTRTFVPLFLNQLIDIINRPDTPKTLLENTAITIGRLGFVCPHDVAPMLQQFVRQWCISLRNIRDNEEKDSAFRGMCQMIQVNPGGVVTDFIFFCDAVASWMNPQDDLKEVFVKILHTFKSQVGDENWRRFSEQFPPQLKERLSSLYGI